The Montipora capricornis isolate CH-2021 chromosome 6, ASM3666992v2, whole genome shotgun sequence genome has a window encoding:
- the LOC138053259 gene encoding uncharacterized protein: MKSLETDEERQQPLAKQKVTINQKRAQENAHGTMRIAGISNKQLKTKSKLTQNVTKQNLAGSEKKTQESRESLTGHCVNKQTDSLIPITENKHMFNNIDCFHNSNEYKIKQCTVCLEAWPVKSSSRSQKDSEYQCVRCSRDKKHPQKFSKQNYMVPSAVPSQLQGLTQIEEMLIARALPIMRVYIKPGGQRGYSGHCINLPQHVQELATSLPRYPKDLALIVTKMKGKDNTFKDVTVRRHMCLASLPENSIPNDLISIERENDVSESSDLNFGPQNEEEIVCNEGTQVNTFLPIPECQQQEIDAIQQKLSSIDNQHIAWPTVDNEPMNEYFTPFLATMAFPTLFPDGKGDPTNPSLNRDVQFGERIKHLRKYAEKENGTWLYRFASHPRFAYWALNMIQRKRILQQTGIFLKHNPEEAHVTIEDLQQMAANANSSVFLSKISRYLRNITGSSAYWQKAKEDLKAIITHAGPPTFFFAFSSADLHWPELHTLFKSDNTTDENRRENVINSPHITDWFFTQRLESFVKHWLYHSLDAKWHWYRFEYQARGSIHCHGVPKLKNDPGLCTLSQVAVQVYLAELSLDHAEATDVAKLSQQVLDGKKASEYVCQYVDWLLSTYNPDPPDSGSWIKPSVHPCQRCHKDIQNSDDDYVDLLNTVQRHTSCSSNYCLRKKQSDSELKCGFKFPFESCIKTKLEFEPIHSKIYYPNNKGPNFPLYCKYQLLRYKPWHTTQDNAWDDEPGLEEIYITKWKDFLQTSYAQQHVPDWCESLHTVQTYSEDDTDFEHTPQELPQREQWMILADLIPGSFVTNNELDKSLTSPCDWQNDNFKYQHSQIKEKSSWIKKNKEVLNPEVTNSTQNVDVNTLNNMQKHAYDIITTHSSQPCPKEPLLVILIGVGGTGKSYLIHAIRNFLQHSCAITATTGKASYNIRRCTIHSLLKLPVGSKGNKELTGQSLVRLQSFLKDISYILIDEYSVLGQSMLGWIDKRCRQATGLTDELFDGKSIILVGDPGQLPPVGDKPLYHSKPSTALQEQVKNITEFKDAITLYYSNDDVANYNFQKLSELQQPIARITAIHSSPAAKKISPEDMSGLEPVIFLAKGARIMLTMNLWTDVGLCNGATGVVLDFIYADNQQPPDLPIAVIVQFHDYTGPSVSINNPGCVPNICPIAITSNTLDGLHERQQLPLKLAWAITIHKSQGLTLSNAWIDIGKTGKTAGISYVAISRVRTLSSCVIEPMTFERLTSLKKSKHLQFRDDGGEATR, translated from the exons atgaaatctttAGAAACAGATGAGGAAAGGCAACAACCACTAGCAAAGCAAAAAGTTACTATAAACCAAAAAAGAGCTCAAGAAAATGCACATGGCACAATGAGAATTGCGGGGATATCTAACaagcaattgaaaacaaaatcaaaactaaCACAAAATGTTACTAAACAAAATCTTGCAGGAAGTGAAAAGAAAACTCAAGAGAGTCGTGAATCACTAACTGGCCACTGTGTAAACAAACAGACTGATTCTTTGATACCAATTACTGAGAATAAACACATGTTTAACAACATTGACTGTTTTCATAATTCCAATGAGTACAAGATCAAGCAGTGCACAGTGTGTCTTGAAGCATGGCCTGTTAAGTCTTCCTCGCGCAGTCAAAAAGATTCTGAATACCAGTGCGTTAGATGCAGCCGTGACAAAAAACACCCCCAAAAATTTTCGAAACAAAATTACATGGTTCCTTCAGCAGTACCTTCTCAACTTCAAGGACTCACCCAAATAGAAGAGATGCTCATTGCACGTGCACTTCCCATAATGCGAGTTTACATAAAACCAGGTGGACAGAGAGGTTATTCAGGCCACTGCATAAATTTGCCTCAACATGTACAGGAATTGGCTACCTCTTTGCCAAGATATCCAAAAGACTTAGCACTTATAGTTACTAAGATGAAAGGCAAGGACAACACCTTTAAAGATGTAACAGTTAGGAGACATATG TGTTTAGCGTCTTTACCTGAAAATAGTATACCAAATGACCTGATTTCAATTGAAAGGGAAAATGATGTTAGTGAATCTTCTGACCTTAATTTTGGCCCTCAAAATGAGGAAGAAATTGTTTGTAATGAAGGAACACAAGTGAACACCTTCCTTCCAATTCCTGAATGCCAGCAGCAAGAAATTGATGCTATTCAACAAAAGTTATCTAGCATTGATAATCAACATATTGCTTGGCCAACAGTAGATAATGAGCCAATGAATGAGTACTTTACTCCATTTCTAGCAACAATGGCTTTCCCAACATTATTTCCAGATGGGAAGGGTGATCCAACGAACCCGTCTCTAAACCGTGATGTGCAGTTTGGTGAAAGAATCAAACACCTTCGAAAATATGCAGAAAAGGAAAATGGTACATGGTTGTACCGCTTCGCTTCCCACCCTAGGTTTGCTTACTGGGCTTTAAATATGATTCAACGCAAAAGAATATTACAGcaaactggaatttttctgaAACACAATCCAGAAGAGGCACATGTTACAATAGAAGACCTGCAACAAATGGCAGCTAATGCCAATAGCAGTGTTTTTCTTTCCAAGATATCACGCTATCTCAGAAACATAACAGGATCAAGTGCTTATTGGCAAAAGGCTAAAGAGGATTTAAAGGCAATAATCACCCATGCTGGGCCCCCAACATTCTTCTTTGCATTTTCATCAGCTGACCTACATTGGCCTGAATTACATACACTCTTTAAAAGTGATAATACCACAGATGAAAACCGCCGTGAGAATGTAATTAACAGCCCTCACATCACTGACTGGTTTTTCACTCAGCGGTTGGAAAGCTTTGTTAAGCATTGGCTATATCATTCGTTAGATGCCAAGTGGCACTGGTATAGATTTGAATACCAGGCCAGAGGTAGCATTCACTGTCATGGTGTTCCTAAACTAAAAAATGATCCAGGGCTGTGTACACTATCACAAGTAGCTGTTCAAGTCTACTTGGCTGAACTATCACTTGATCATGCTGAGGCAACAGATGTTGCAAAACTCAGCCAACAGGTACTTGATGGTAAAAAAGCTTCAGAATATGTTTGTCAATATGTAGACTGGTTACTATCCACTTACAATCCAGATCCACCAGATAGTGGTTCTTGGATAAAACCTTCAGTTCATCCTTGTCAAAGATGTCACAAAGACATCCAGAACTCTGATGATGATTATGTGGatttattaaatactgttcaAAGACACACTAGTTGTAGTTCAAACTACTGTCTTAGAAAGAAACAAAGTGATTCAGAACTTAAGTGTGGatttaaatttccatttgaatcTTGCATTAAGACAAAACTTGAATTTGAACCAATCCATTCAAAGA TATACTATCCCAACAACAAAGGGCCTAATTTCCCCCTTTACTGTAAATACCAGCTTCTTAGATATAAACCCTGGCACACAACACAAGATAATGCTTGGGATGATGAACCAGGCTTGGAAGAAATTTACATCACCAAATGGAAAGATTTCCTACAAACATCCTATGCTCAACAACATGTGCCTGACTGGTGTGAAAGCTTACACACTGTTCAAACTTACTCAGAAGATGACACAGATTTTGAACATACCCCTCAAGAGCTCCCTCAGCGTGAACAGTGGATGATTTTAGCTGATCTTATTCCTGGATCCTTTGTTACAAACAATGAACTAGATAAATCTCTTACTTCTCCTTGTGACTGGcaaaatgacaattttaaaTATCAACATAGTCAAATAAAGGAAAAGTCTTCATggataaaaaagaacaaagaagtATTAAATCCAGAAGTtacaaattcaacacaaaatgTTGATGTCAATACTTTAAATAATATGCAAAAGCACGCATATGATATCATTACAACACATTCATCACAACCTTGTCCTAAGGAGCCATTATTAGTTATTTTAATAGGTGTTGGTGGTACAGGAAAAAGCTACCTCATTCATGCCATTCGAAACTTTCTTCAACATTCATGTGCAATAACTGCCACAACTGGCAAGGCTTCTTACAATATACGTCGGTGCACTATTCATTCATTGTTAAAGCTTCCTGTTGGTTCGAAAGGAAACAAAGAGTTAACCGGACAAAGCCTTGTTAGACTTCAAAGCTTTTTGAAAGATATCAGTTATATTCTAATTGATGAATACAGTGTGTTAGGACAATCAATGCTTGGCTGGATTGATAAGCGCTGCAGACAAGCTACTGGTTTAACTGATGAACTCTTTGACGGTAAATCAATAATTTTAGTTGGTGATCCAGGCCAATTACCACCTGTGGGCGACAAGCCCCTTTATCATTCAAAGCCCTCAACTGCTCTACAAGAACAAG tgaaaaacataaCTGAATTTAAAGATGCCATAACACTATACTACAGCAATGATGACGTTGCAAATTACAACTTTCAAAAGTTATCAGAACTCCAGCAACCCATAGCAAGAATAACTGCTATACATTCCAGTCCTGCTGCTAAAAAAATCTCTCCTGAAGACATGTCAGGTTTAGAGCCAGTCATTTTCCTTGCCAAAGGAGCTCGCATTATGCTGACAATGAATTTATGGACAGATGTTGGGCTTTGCAATGGTGCGACTGGTGTAGTACTTGACTTCATTTATGCTGACAATCAACAACCCCCAGACTTACCCATTGCTGTCATTGTACAATTTCATGACTATACAGGCCCATCTGTTAGTATTAACAATCCAGGTTGTGTACCTAATATATGCCCTATTGCAATAACTTCTAACACATTAGATGGTCTCCATGAAAGACAACAACTACCTCTAAAACTCGCTTGGGCAATCACAATTCACAAAAGCCAAGGTTTAACCCTTTCAAATGCATGGATAGACATTGGGAAAACTGGAAAAACTGCTGGAATTTCATATGTGGCGATAAGCCGAGTAAGAACACTGTCCTCGTGTGTTATCGAACCAATGACTTTTGAAAGGCTTACTAGCCTCAAAAAATCAAAGCATTTGCAATTTAGAGATGACGGAGGAGAAGCGACTAGATGA